The following coding sequences are from one Arachis hypogaea cultivar Tifrunner chromosome 7, arahy.Tifrunner.gnm2.J5K5, whole genome shotgun sequence window:
- the LOC112703916 gene encoding LOW QUALITY PROTEIN: uncharacterized protein (The sequence of the model RefSeq protein was modified relative to this genomic sequence to represent the inferred CDS: inserted 2 bases in 2 codons), translating into MKDEEWEELDLRATSAIRLCLAKNVLANVQGMKTAKELWDKLERLHQAKGISNRLLLKDQFHNLRMDHNVKISDHLSAINGIISELEAIEVKIDDEDKALWLILSLPSSYEYIKPVLMYGKETLNFEEVASKLIAEERRMKNEGSTSSDLALVARSDNYGKGNRGRSVTCWKCGKSGHVKRNCPGIFSRENGELFPTELVFLTSLNSVLRRCDNKVYFARQSSEFHGYFMRQISAEEGAPAPKTFGSASDQSPANTRAPCFARPERVPCFARPVRTESDYSSSVVQPLAPVQGGEFSTLEXPSFSRPRKPLRRVDQLHSEINGTEWSPRXAESKGKYVITVEVPGVRINDIRVEVDDQKLSVKGRHSTSYLTIAGSPNASFSSYHKREILYGPCEVVWPLPSGVNKDHISAEFQDGFLQIIIPKI; encoded by the exons atgAAGGATGAAGAATGGGAGGAACTAGATTTGAGAGCTACAAGTGCTATTCGCCTGTGTTTGGCTAAGAATGTTCTTGCAAATGTGCAAGGAATGAAAACAGCCAAGGAACTTTGGGATAAACTCGAAAGGTTGCATCAGGCAAAGGGCATTTCAAATCGGTTGTTattgaaggatcaattccatAATCTACGCATGGATCACAATGTGAAAATCTCCGACCATCTTAGTGCTATCAATGGTATTATCTCTGAATTAGAGGCAATTGAAGTGAAAATTGATGATGAAGATAAGGCACTGTGGCTCATATTGTCTCTTCCCTCTTCCTATGAGTATATCAAACCTGTTTTAATGTATGGGAAGGAAACTCTGAATTTTGAAGAAGTTGCCAGTAAGCTCATTgctgaagaaagaagaatgaaaaatgagGGTAGCACTTCATCAGATTTGGCGCTTGTAGCTAGAAGTGACAATTATGGAAAAGGAAATCGTGGAAGGAGTGTAACATGCTGGAAATGTGGAAAGTCTGGACATGTAAAGAGAAATTGTCCAG gtattttctcaagagAGAATGGTGAATTATTCCCAACAGAACTTGTGTTCCTCACTAG TTTGAACTCTGTGCTCCGGCGATGCGATAACAAGGTGTATTTCGCGCGCCAATCGTCTGAATTTCATGGTTATTTCATGAGGCAGATTTCAGCTGAAGAG GGTGCTCCAGCTCCTAAAACTTTTGGTTCTGCATCTGATCAGAGTCCTGCTAACACGAGAGCGCCATGTTTTGCTAGACCCGAAAGAGTGCCGTGTTTTGCTAGACCGGTGAGAACTGAATCGGATTACTCAAGTTCAGTGGTCCAACCATTGGCTCCAGTCCAGGGTGGTGAATTTAGTACACTTG CTCCTTCATTTTCTAGGCCAAGGAAACCGCTACGACGAGTAGACCAACTACATTCTGAAATTAATG GAACTGAGTGGTCTCCGA TCGCGGAATCAAAAGGAAAATATGTTATCACAGTTGAAGTTCCAGGAGTTAGGATCAATGACATAAGAGTGGAGGTTGATGATCAAAA GTTATCTGTCAAAGGTAGACACTCTACTAGCTACTTGACAATTGCAGGGTCTCCGAATGCCTCGTTTTCTTCGTATCACAAGCGCGAGATACTATATGGACCATGCGAGGTGGTCTGGCCACTCCCTTCCGGCGTGAACAAGGATCATATATCGGCTGAATTCCA GGATGGATTTCTTCAGATAATAATTCCTAAGATTTGA